GCAAGCCCATTTTTAGCCGCCTGCAGCATCACGTATTCAATTATTCCCTCTTCGAGTTCTTCTTTGGGAGCTTTTCTGACAATTTGTTCCGCCTCTTCAGGCGTTATGCTTGATTTTCCCTGTAGAATAGAAAATATCATCCATCTCATATTACCGTTCCCCCATCCGGTTTTTTTATAGGCGAGGCAGGACGGCTCCGGTGTAGAGCCTTTATGCAAGCAGGCTTTGATTGGTTATCCCATTGGATTGGTTGTACCCTTTGGGAGTGTTCCTGCCTCGCCGTATCGTAACGGGACAGACCGCATTCAGTCCCTTTAACGATCTAAGTTTACCGATACATACTGTTTGATAATTACTTTTATTTCCTCAATGCTTTTGCCTTCCCTAAAGGCTATGATTTTCAAGAGCGTATCCCTGGATATCTTCGCGGCTGGCAATAATTCGTAATGGCAACGCCCGCATAACTGAATAAGGTTTTCCGGTATATCCGGTCCGCCTTTACCTCTTGTTACCACGTGATGCGGTTCACCATGCGCCTTTGCCCCACAAAGCTCGCAATACGGCTTCCGCACCTTATCAATGGTTGCCTGTGATTTTATTCTCTTTTGTTTCTGTAATACAGGCATCAAACGCTCCTATCATTTGGCCGTCTCTCCCGGCCAAGTCAAGCCTATGTCTTACCACCGTGCCATACTCACAATTTCAATTCAACCTTACACCAGCGGCTTTCCCGGCTGCCGCCCCATAGACGGCTCATTATCTTTAGCTCTTCTGCTTTGATATTCACAGGTAAGGGAGCGGGCCGGACTCGAACCGACACCACCCAAACATTCAAGTATTTTACCAAATGACCAACGCTTTTACCCGTTGTTATCCGCTCCCAAGTGTCCGCCCGTGGCTCGCAGGCGGACATATTGATTTACAGTTGCTCAACCTTTCGGAAGGCAAAACGTTAAGGATTTTTCCCCAACGAACCTACATTCAGACTTAACTGCACGGCTGCGCCGAAAGTCTGTAACCCCTTACACCACAGACCATG
The nucleotide sequence above comes from Candidatus Omnitrophota bacterium. Encoded proteins:
- a CDS encoding HNH endonuclease signature motif containing protein, with amino-acid sequence MPVLQKQKRIKSQATIDKVRKPYCELCGAKAHGEPHHVVTRGKGGPDIPENLIQLCGRCHYELLPAAKISRDTLLKIIAFREGKSIEEIKVIIKQYVSVNLDR